A window of Ruminiclostridium herbifermentans genomic DNA:
CCTTGTTTATTACATTAGAAGTACTTATAATTTAAGGATTACTTCACAATAAGCAGAAACAACTCTGCATGGCAACTTGGATTTCTATTTTCCATTGATATATTTCGTATGGTAAGGAATATTTGTGTTATTGGAAAGAGTATTGGTTATTATCAACATAGATTGAGCAAATAATTTTTGTTTATATTGTAAGCAAGGTATGAGATCCAATCTTTCGGCCTCCATACCTTTAATTTTAATATCATAGAAAGCTATTTACATAAAAACTTCACACACGGGGGTGCGGACAACAACATGAAAATAGATTATGTGAAAAATGACTTGCCATTTTCACACCTGCCCTCTCGTATTTAAAAAATTTTCAAAGTGTCCAATAATTCAGTCAAATTAACTTTCTATCTTTTTAACTTTCTTACGAGGATTCTTTATAACAGCTCCTTTGTAGAGATAGTTTTCACCTCGATATGTATTTCCCCCGGCTATTTCTTACAAATAAATATTCCTTGTTCTTTACTAATATGAAAGATACCATTTGAAGAAAAACTATTTTTAACAAGTGAATATAATTCATCATTTACAGAGTCAGGTATCTCATTATATGAATTTATATAGGCCATTAAGTCATCAATGTCAGTTACATCAAGTGAGTCTATGTACTGTCGTTGTTCGACTTTAGAGAAGATTTTACTTAATAAGTCTGCTCCATTTTCAAGAGTAAATGATATATTTTCTGAAAATGAAAAGCAAGCTTTATCTTCAAGTTTGCGGTATATATCTTGCAGTTCCTTTAGAGTGTTTCTTCCAAGTGTTGTTGCATAAAAACACCCTCCCGGTTTTAAAACCCTAAACACTTCCGATAAGGCTTTTTCCTTATTAGGTACATGATATAGCATATGATTTGCAATGACTATATCAAAGCAATCATTCTCGTAAGGTATATCCTGTATATCAATTTGCTTAAATGAAAAATTTGGATTATCACTAAATAATGCTTCTGCTTGCTCAACCATTAATGAAGAAAGATCAGAAAGAATTATTTTGTAGTTTTTGGGCAACCTATCTTCTCTACCAAGCCATATTCTTGCTGTGCCACAAGCCAACTCTAAAATAGTAGCGTTATCACAAAACTCGTATTGGTCAAATACCCAGTTTCCCCACCCATATTTATTAACGCTATATTTATCGTGAAAATTTATTCTTGTTGAAAGCGTGTCTTTTTTAATGTACATTTTTAATACTTGTTCTAAATCATTCATTTTTGACATTGTATTCTGGCTCCATAATAAATAACTTAAAAATTTTGTGTGAAATATAAATTATCTGCCTGTTCTATTATCGCTGGAGTTGAACCCCTCCACATGATATGAATTTTATTTAAATGCCATTAGCTTTTAACTTTCAAGTTTTTACAATGATTTAAAGTTCATTAATCAGACTACATAGAAGAGTATGTTCTTTGTTAAAGACTTCATGTAAGCTTGATATTATATAATCTAGCCTACTAAAGTCCTGCTTTATTAAAATTTTATATAGAGCATTCCTTAATTTATAAGTAATCCGCTCTAATTCTCCATATTCTTCAACAAACTTGGATGTATGTAGGTAATTGTTATCAAATAAATATTGCATTTTTATACCCATTAATTTTTTATGTTCCCATAACAAGTGCAAATGTTTTCCCATTCCTACAACATGTATTTTCCTATTTGGAATTGTTCTTATATACTCAATTAATTGATTTTGAGCATTAAATCCATAAAGGTAGTTGCTATTTGTAAACAATGTACGTTCAGGTTCAATTGTAATTTCAGAATTCACAAAGTCAATAATTTGATTCTCAAAATCTTCAATATTAAAGAAATACCTTACCTCATTATTCGGACGGAAAAAATGCATACATTTATGATCACTATTAATAAAACCATTATTTATAGATACAAAGTCTATGTTTATAGTTCTAAATGTTTGTTTATCATCAAACCCTAATGAGTAAAATTGATTAGTTATCAAATTATATCCATAAATAAAGTTTACATGAACGAAATGTTCATTATTATATACTGATTTGCACGGTATATAATAATCATCCAGATGAGGCATAACATAGAAACCATTATCTAAATATCTAATTATTAAATTAGGTATATTTTGATTTTTTTCAGGTTCAAAATATACCTGTTCAATAATTGGAACATCCCACCTATGTGCAAAATTAAAGTCAACATCAAAGTAACTCTCAGGAGAAATATCTTTCTTTGCTTTTAGTTGAATGTAATAATTATTAATCCAATTCCAGCAATCAGTATGATTTAATATAACTTCATGTAAATATGTTACATCTAAGCGCCCTGTAACTGGTACTGTAGTAAAAATTCTTAACTGTTTATCGTTCATTTTAGTTTCTCCAATCGATGGGTAATAAGAATTTTTGCATAAGACATCTTATATGCATTAAGTTTTTAAGGATAGCTACTGATACATGAATATATAATAAAGCACATTCCATTAAAGTAAAACCTTCTAAATTTAAAAGCCACGTTAAAAAAAATCAAGATAGGTACTTCTTTCTTTATAACTTTTGAGAGCTTTTTCCCAAGTCGGCGAAAGAACATTCTTAATTTCGGTGCCGCTAAATTTAACAGGTAAGCAGTGTCCACATTTAGGACAAAGTAATAAATGCATCTGCTGTATTCTTTCAACTGTTATATTTGCAATGCTTTTTATTCCTATATTGTATCCAAATATTCTATCAATAGCACCTCCGACTGCACAACAATAAAAACCTGAATAGTTTAACCCTAAGCCACAGTTCAGCTTTTTATCTAAACAATTCCCTAAAGTACATTTTCTATTTCCCTTGTAATTGTCACAAGGTGCCATATTTACTAATGTAAAATCTTTCTGATAATTATCTTTTTTATTAGTATTTTCGATATGAATTTGCGGAAAGTTATTTTTAATCCAAACAATTTCATTATTAGTTAATTTGCCATACCCATTTGTTGCAACTTCAAGTCTCAAATTTTTATTATAATTATTTTTGTAATTTATTAAAATTTTTAAAATATTCCTAAATTGAGGATGTATTGTAGGTTCTCCACCCATTATTCTAATACGTTTCCATATATAATTGTAATCCACAGATTGCTCTACAAGCTTTTCAATTTGCTCAATTCTCATGTTCTCATTCTTTGAGCCAGGAGCAATTGAAAGCATCCTATCACAATTATAACAATTAAGTGTGCACAAATATGTGATATCTATTTCTAAGCAGTGCATATCATATGACAAATTGTACATCTTATTAGTATTTCTCCTTTTAAATCAGTAATTATAAGTTATGATTATTGAGAATTCTAACCTATATATTGTTTAATCACACAGCTTATATCATCTTCGTTAACATTGGAAATATTGATAAAATCAATTTTATTAATAACCAAGTCACTATTAAATGATATATATCTCTGTTTTGCATTTAATTCTTTATACTTACAAAATAGATCTGGATAGAATGTTTTTAAAATTGACTTAACAATGCTAGATTTTCTCATAGGAGTTTCCATTCTAGGTTCAATTGTATTAATTTTATTTGTACTTTCAATAGGCAAAAAGAAAGGATACTCAAATATATCTTTTTCTTCTTTTGGCACTACAACATTAATTCCGTGACTCTGAAAGTCTTTTGACATTTTATGATATTTACTTAACCTTTCTTCCATAATTTCACTTATTATATTCATTTGTTTCATAATGAAATAACATTGAATTGAACTCATCCTATAGTTACTACTAGGAATATTAACGTTTCTTTTTGATCTATTAAAGCTTATTCCCCAATTAGAAATTGCCTCACACATTCCTGCTAAGTCGGCAGAATTTGTAACTATTAGTCCACCTTCACCAGAATTAACAATTTTCGATGACTGAAAACTAAAAGTGCCAGCATCACCTATAGTTCCAACTCTTTTGTTATCAATAGTGCATCCAAAAGCTTGTGCACAATCCTCAATCAAAAAAATACCCTTCTCTTTACAGAATTCCTTAATTTCAAAAATATCTCTGTTTACAAATCCTCCAAAGTGAACTAAAATTACAGCTTTAATTTGATCATTATATATTTGCTTTAGTGAATTAATTGACATTCCAAAGTGATTTGTATCAATATCGCAGTATACCGGTAATAAACCACAATTAGCAACAGAAGTTGCAGTCGCTATGAATGAAATATCAGGAACAATAACGCCCGCGCCTCGTGGTAACTGTAATGATTTTAAAACAATTTCTATAGCTGATGTTCCATTAGTTACTAATATTGAAT
This region includes:
- a CDS encoding class I SAM-dependent methyltransferase; translated protein: MSKMNDLEQVLKMYIKKDTLSTRINFHDKYSVNKYGWGNWVFDQYEFCDNATILELACGTARIWLGREDRLPKNYKIILSDLSSLMVEQAEALFSDNPNFSFKQIDIQDIPYENDCFDIVIANHMLYHVPNKEKALSEVFRVLKPGGCFYATTLGRNTLKELQDIYRKLEDKACFSFSENISFTLENGADLLSKIFSKVEQRQYIDSLDVTDIDDLMAYINSYNEIPDSVNDELYSLVKNSFSSNGIFHISKEQGIFICKK
- a CDS encoding radical SAM protein produces the protein MYNLSYDMHCLEIDITYLCTLNCYNCDRMLSIAPGSKNENMRIEQIEKLVEQSVDYNYIWKRIRIMGGEPTIHPQFRNILKILINYKNNYNKNLRLEVATNGYGKLTNNEIVWIKNNFPQIHIENTNKKDNYQKDFTLVNMAPCDNYKGNRKCTLGNCLDKKLNCGLGLNYSGFYCCAVGGAIDRIFGYNIGIKSIANITVERIQQMHLLLCPKCGHCLPVKFSGTEIKNVLSPTWEKALKSYKERSTYLDFF
- a CDS encoding DegT/DnrJ/EryC1/StrS family aminotransferase, which encodes MGYDIRDFLVDFTSEEEIINNLRKKLCEYFNCQHSILVTNGTSAIEIVLKSLQLPRGAGVIVPDISFIATATSVANCGLLPVYCDIDTNHFGMSINSLKQIYNDQIKAVILVHFGGFVNRDIFEIKEFCKEKGIFLIEDCAQAFGCTIDNKRVGTIGDAGTFSFQSSKIVNSGEGGLIVTNSADLAGMCEAISNWGISFNRSKRNVNIPSSNYRMSSIQCYFIMKQMNIISEIMEERLSKYHKMSKDFQSHGINVVVPKEEKDIFEYPFFLPIESTNKINTIEPRMETPMRKSSIVKSILKTFYPDLFCKYKELNAKQRYISFNSDLVINKIDFINISNVNEDDISCVIKQYIG